The DNA segment CCCATTGGACTCGCTCTGGGGAACCGTCGTTACCGGCGTCGTCCTCACCATCATACTCTACTTCGTGGCCCGGGCGATCATGCCCGTAGGAGTCTCGTGATGTGGCTCGAGCCGATTCTGCGCTGGATCCATCTCCTCGCAGGAGTCATGTGGATCGGTCTGCTCTACTACTTCAACTTCGTCAACGTCGACGCCGTGAAAGAGGCGACGGCGGCGGGTGAAGCCGCACCGATCGGAAAGTACGTCATGCCGCGTGCTCTCTGGTGGTTCCGCTGGTCCGCGCTCGTCACATGGATCGCCGGCTGCGGCCTGCTCAGTACCGTCAACGCGCAAGGCGTTAACGGCTTCACCGGTGCGTTCGCCTTCTGGCAATGGGGGCAGCATGGTGCCTTCACGGCAATCGGCATCGGCGCGTGGCTGGGGACCATCATGTTCCTGAACGTATGGGCCGTCATCTGGCCGAACCAAAAAAAGATCCTGGGCATCGTTCCCGCGACCGACGCCGAGAAGGCCAAGGCGCGCCGTACCGCTTTTCTCGCCTCTCGCGTGAACACGGTGCTTTCGATCCCGATGCTCTTCTTCATGGCAACTGGCC comes from the Candidatus Dormiibacterota bacterium genome and includes:
- a CDS encoding urate hydroxylase PuuD; the encoded protein is MWLEPILRWIHLLAGVMWIGLLYYFNFVNVDAVKEATAAGEAAPIGKYVMPRALWWFRWSALVTWIAGCGLLSTVNAQGVNGFTGAFAFWQWGQHGAFTAIGIGAWLGTIMFLNVWAVIWPNQKKILGIVPATDAEKAKARRTAFLASRVNTVLSIPMLFFMATGPHALFQDPSATIYH